One Candidatus Sulfurimonas baltica DNA segment encodes these proteins:
- a CDS encoding ChaN family lipoprotein: MKKLLLLTTILLSFAYSHECKYTLEINLDTEKGLLQGRSIIESDHPSMKLLDTKANITGVKNAKLTVNENTPYLIKEDVNSPLEMTFSHNFQAINSDAILLESWYPKIDVLCKYETIISNSKITTVVEATKVTDDGTSKHFIFENPIESLHLVASKNYVVNFKTTKDAMELSTYLYPNDANLSNTYIQRSEKYFNLYKNIFGFIPFTKFSVVETPFPAGYSMPTYTLIGKQIINKDFVLDNSLGHEIAHQWFGGYVYSPDQGNWVEGMTTFYSDYLYAKQNSKAAEYRKDILIKYNSFVNQNNETALIEFTHKNKESKNAIGYGKATFFFYMLEKKIGEDAFNRGVKKLLQMYTYKTASYKNLREIFEEASGEKLLDFFITWVYNKGALDVKIDNINLMFLKDKYILEFDTVGSIQLGNLPISVCSDDECLYTTIDISKKSQRLELDIEPTKIVVDESYDIFRKLDEREVPPVISKIIQDNTLVVVDKDDEKKFSKIMFAYKNFKYADEITFDEIKNNNILIFGAKNSFLKKFALNFKMEGEGKIEVFKNPLNSLNVIAVFDVEQISNTFLYKLKHLGKYSTVVIKDGVIVEKTTKESLNGITYKINSGSFAQKPKRQKLGDTFKEIVDNKVVFIGEMHTEFSSHLNQLKIIKAMYKNNPKLSIGMEMFQKPFQKYLDAFISGTISEKEMLKNTEYFQRWKYDYELYRPIMLFAKEKNIPVIALNIDRAITKVVVSEGLDALSDIQRVQVPSSIDFSNEKYKEQLKSIYSMHQSKSFKSFEEFYHAQLLWDESMAMNISEYMKKNPDYNMAVLAGNGHVMYGYGIPSRMERRGIVDYAITLNMTNSEAGIADYILSSSPVGTQKAKKLGVYLESNEKLNVINIVENSSAAKAGIKVGDTIVSLNGVLLKDKYSLQAELAFLDGSGNVVLLRDSKEINVKIEFSN, from the coding sequence ATGAAAAAATTACTATTATTAACAACTATCCTTCTCTCTTTTGCTTATTCTCATGAATGTAAATATACGCTTGAGATTAATTTGGATACAGAAAAAGGGCTGCTACAAGGTCGTTCAATAATTGAAAGTGATCACCCTTCTATGAAACTGCTCGATACAAAAGCAAATATTACAGGCGTTAAAAATGCAAAACTAACTGTAAATGAAAATACCCCTTACCTTATTAAAGAAGATGTTAATAGCCCCCTTGAGATGACGTTCTCACACAATTTTCAAGCAATAAATTCAGATGCAATTTTACTTGAATCTTGGTACCCTAAAATAGATGTTTTGTGTAAATATGAAACTATAATTTCTAATTCCAAAATCACAACTGTTGTTGAAGCAACAAAAGTAACTGATGATGGAACATCAAAACACTTTATATTTGAAAACCCAATAGAGTCACTGCATTTAGTCGCATCTAAAAACTATGTAGTTAATTTTAAAACAACTAAAGATGCAATGGAACTCTCCACCTACTTATATCCTAATGATGCAAATTTATCAAATACATATATTCAAAGAAGCGAAAAATATTTTAATCTTTATAAAAATATTTTTGGATTTATACCTTTTACAAAATTTTCAGTTGTGGAAACTCCTTTTCCTGCCGGATACTCTATGCCTACATATACTCTTATTGGAAAACAGATTATTAATAAAGATTTTGTTTTAGATAACTCATTGGGGCATGAGATAGCACACCAATGGTTCGGTGGCTATGTATATTCACCGGACCAGGGGAACTGGGTAGAGGGGATGACTACTTTTTATTCTGATTATCTTTACGCAAAACAAAATTCAAAAGCGGCTGAGTATAGAAAAGACATATTGATAAAGTATAACTCATTTGTAAATCAAAACAATGAAACAGCCCTCATTGAGTTTACTCATAAAAATAAAGAGAGTAAAAATGCTATTGGATACGGTAAAGCCACTTTCTTTTTTTACATGTTGGAGAAAAAAATAGGTGAAGATGCATTTAATAGAGGGGTTAAAAAACTACTTCAAATGTACACTTACAAAACGGCATCATATAAGAATCTAAGAGAGATATTTGAAGAGGCTTCAGGTGAAAAACTTTTAGATTTTTTTATAACTTGGGTTTACAACAAGGGAGCATTGGATGTTAAAATTGATAATATTAATTTGATGTTTTTAAAAGACAAATATATCCTAGAATTTGATACAGTTGGTAGCATACAACTTGGAAACTTACCAATATCAGTCTGCTCAGATGATGAGTGTTTATATACTACAATCGATATTAGTAAAAAAAGTCAGCGTTTAGAGTTGGATATTGAACCAACAAAGATTGTTGTTGATGAATCATATGACATTTTTAGAAAGTTGGATGAGCGAGAAGTTCCTCCCGTTATTTCAAAAATTATTCAAGATAATACTCTTGTAGTGGTTGATAAAGACGATGAGAAAAAATTCTCTAAAATCATGTTCGCATATAAAAATTTTAAATATGCCGATGAAATAACATTTGATGAGATAAAAAACAACAATATTTTAATATTTGGAGCTAAAAACTCATTTTTGAAGAAGTTTGCACTTAATTTTAAAATGGAAGGTGAAGGAAAAATCGAAGTGTTTAAAAATCCTTTAAACAGTTTGAATGTTATTGCAGTGTTTGATGTAGAACAAATTTCCAATACTTTTTTATACAAATTGAAACATCTTGGAAAATACTCAACAGTAGTTATTAAAGATGGAGTAATTGTTGAAAAAACAACTAAGGAGTCCTTAAACGGGATTACATACAAAATTAATAGCGGCTCATTCGCACAAAAACCAAAGAGACAAAAGCTTGGTGATACTTTTAAAGAGATAGTTGATAACAAGGTTGTGTTTATTGGGGAGATGCATACTGAGTTCTCAAGTCATCTCAATCAACTAAAGATAATTAAGGCAATGTATAAAAATAATCCAAAACTCTCTATAGGTATGGAAATGTTTCAAAAGCCATTTCAAAAATATCTAGATGCATTTATATCAGGAACAATAAGTGAAAAAGAGATGCTTAAAAATACTGAGTATTTTCAGAGATGGAAATATGACTATGAACTATATAGACCAATTATGCTTTTTGCCAAAGAGAAGAATATACCAGTAATTGCACTTAATATAGATAGGGCTATTACAAAAGTAGTAGTAAGTGAGGGGTTGGATGCACTCAGTGATATTCAGCGTGTACAAGTGCCTAGTTCTATTGATTTTTCCAATGAAAAGTATAAGGAACAACTAAAATCAATATATTCAATGCATCAATCTAAAAGTTTTAAAAGTTTTGAGGAGTTTTACCATGCACAACTTTTGTGGGATGAGTCAATGGCTATGAATATTTCTGAATATATGAAAAAAAATCCAGATTATAATATGGCTGTATTAGCCGGAAATGGTCATGTTATGTATGGATATGGTATTCCAAGCAGGATGGAGAGACGAGGCATTGTAGATTATGCAATTACTCTAAATATGACAAACTCTGAAGCAGGAATTGCAGATTATATACTATCTTCATCACCTGTTGGCACGCAAAAAGCAAAAAAACTTGGTGTGTATCTAGAGTCAAATGAAAAATTAAATGTAATTAATATTGTAGAGAACTCTTCTGCTGCTAAAGCTGGTATAAAAGTAGGTGATACAATTGTCTCTTTAAACGGTGTTTTGCTTAAAGATAAATATAGTCTTCAAGCAGAACTTGCATTTTTAGACGGCAGTGGAAATGTTGTTCTGCTTAGGGATTCAAAAGAAATTAATGTTAAAATTGAGTTTTCTAATTAA
- a CDS encoding ferritin family protein, producing the protein MRQNELYKCNKCGNIVEIQKVGGGELHCCGQAMEMVTKSLTSVNLMKAFAGESQARNKYEYFAKVAQKEGFRDIAEHFQRAANNEKHHAKMELALSNRMTNSSDNSFGNTKENLQSAIDGESYENLIMYPEFAQIAKDEGFTEAAKLFSGIGQVEVEHEKMFKMLLQRLEIDAEFISENKEEAWICEVCGHIHYGKKALKNCPVCDHPQEYQSRLNTKK; encoded by the coding sequence ATGAGACAGAATGAGTTGTACAAATGCAATAAGTGTGGAAATATCGTAGAGATACAAAAAGTGGGTGGCGGTGAGTTGCACTGCTGTGGACAAGCTATGGAGATGGTTACTAAAAGTTTAACTTCTGTTAATCTAATGAAAGCTTTTGCAGGTGAATCACAAGCTAGAAACAAATATGAATATTTTGCTAAAGTGGCGCAAAAAGAGGGTTTCAGAGATATTGCAGAACACTTTCAAAGAGCAGCTAATAATGAAAAACATCATGCAAAGATGGAACTTGCATTAAGCAATAGAATGACAAATAGTAGTGATAATAGTTTTGGAAATACAAAAGAGAATCTTCAGTCTGCAATAGATGGTGAATCTTATGAAAATTTAATAATGTATCCTGAATTTGCACAGATTGCAAAGGATGAGGGGTTCACTGAAGCGGCAAAGCTCTTTTCAGGTATAGGGCAAGTTGAAGTTGAACATGAAAAGATGTTTAAAATGCTTTTACAGAGACTTGAAATTGATGCTGAATTTATTAGTGAAAATAAAGAAGAAGCTTGGATTTGTGAAGTTTGCGGTCACATTCATTATGGTAAAAAAGCGTTAAAAAATTGTCCTGTATGTGACCATCCGCAGGAGTATCAATCAAGATTAAATACTAAAAAATAG
- a CDS encoding MTH1187 family thiamine-binding protein — protein sequence MSILLEFSMFPISENCRDGDSVSAQVSKVIDVIDRSGVSYQLTPMGTIIETDTLKEALAIIELAYEQLKECDRVYSSLKFDIRNSKQNRLKSKIASVEKVLNREVNH from the coding sequence ATGAGTATATTACTAGAGTTCAGTATGTTTCCTATATCGGAAAATTGTCGAGATGGAGATTCAGTTTCAGCACAGGTCAGCAAAGTAATAGATGTTATAGACAGATCAGGTGTCTCCTATCAGCTTACGCCAATGGGAACCATTATTGAGACAGATACGTTGAAAGAAGCACTAGCTATAATAGAACTTGCCTATGAGCAACTTAAAGAGTGCGACAGAGTATATTCATCTTTGAAGTTTGATATAAGAAATAGTAAGCAAAATAGACTAAAGTCAAAGATTGCTTCGGTTGAAAAAGTTTTAAATAGAGAAGTAAACCATTAG
- a CDS encoding DUF4116 domain-containing protein, with protein sequence MKIVIIIELIIVFFIGSIFAGCASAPSNGSINNLNLASIQEQISAVNKYPACIESIENPCSEVQLIAVKQNSELIKYIENPAKEVQLIAVNEDPSTIIYIKNPDKEVQLIAIKHNTDLIRYIQNPDKEIQLISVNQDPSAIIYINNPERDVQLIAIKQNFELIKYIKNPIKEIQLIAIKQNPKLIEYIKNPDKDIQLIAVKQNANLIEYIENQDREVQLIAVNENPNLIEFIKNPDIQIQLIAVKKNPSLIKYIKDQNKEVQLVVIRQDATLIEHIDKPDKETQLIALKQNPELIRYIKTPDIEAQIIAVKHRAGLIEYIENPDKEVQFIAVKEDSGLIKYISNPDAEVQLSVFKQIYSKNKPKIFLISDKNIKLQTIDSNLNISNATSKLIKILSLTEHYGEDEYSFDSMLIAPNTAKNIYLPFRRSFIINSLEQKFNYGFTIVYEVEGSDKFHKINGIKSYKALEFIK encoded by the coding sequence ATGAAAATAGTTATTATAATTGAATTAATAATCGTGTTTTTTATTGGAAGCATTTTTGCCGGCTGTGCATCTGCTCCTTCTAATGGGAGCATTAACAATTTAAATCTTGCTTCAATACAAGAGCAAATATCAGCCGTCAATAAATATCCGGCATGTATTGAAAGCATAGAGAACCCATGTAGTGAAGTTCAACTCATTGCTGTAAAACAAAATAGTGAACTTATTAAATATATTGAAAACCCGGCTAAAGAGGTTCAATTAATTGCAGTAAATGAAGACCCTTCAACGATTATATATATTAAAAACCCAGATAAAGAGGTTCAGTTAATTGCCATAAAACACAACACTGACCTTATTAGATATATACAAAACCCTGATAAAGAGATACAACTTATATCAGTAAATCAAGACCCATCCGCAATTATATACATCAATAATCCTGAAAGAGACGTTCAACTTATTGCAATTAAACAAAATTTTGAGCTTATTAAGTATATAAAAAATCCAATTAAGGAAATTCAGCTTATTGCCATTAAACAAAATCCTAAACTAATAGAGTATATAAAAAATCCTGACAAAGATATTCAGCTTATTGCTGTAAAACAAAATGCAAACCTTATTGAATATATAGAAAACCAAGACAGAGAAGTTCAACTTATTGCTGTAAATGAGAATCCTAATCTTATTGAATTCATAAAAAATCCGGATATACAAATTCAACTTATTGCTGTTAAAAAAAATCCTTCTCTTATTAAATATATCAAAGATCAAAATAAAGAGGTTCAACTTGTTGTTATTAGACAAGATGCTACTCTTATTGAACATATAGATAAACCGGATAAAGAGACTCAACTTATTGCTTTAAAACAAAATCCGGAACTTATACGATACATAAAAACTCCAGATATAGAGGCTCAAATAATTGCAGTCAAACACAGAGCTGGACTAATTGAATATATAGAAAATCCAGATAAAGAAGTTCAATTTATTGCAGTTAAAGAAGATTCCGGACTAATAAAGTACATAAGTAATCCTGATGCTGAAGTTCAATTATCAGTTTTTAAACAAATCTACTCTAAAAATAAACCAAAAATTTTTTTAATCTCAGATAAAAATATAAAGTTACAAACAATTGATTCAAATTTAAATATAAGTAATGCTACAAGTAAACTAATAAAAATACTCTCTCTTACAGAGCACTATGGGGAGGACGAATATTCTTTTGACTCAATGTTAATCGCTCCAAATACAGCCAAAAATATTTATCTTCCATTTAGAAGATCTTTCATAATTAATTCACTGGAACAAAAATTTAACTATGGATTTACGATTGTGTATGAAGTAGAGGGCTCAGATAAATTTCACAAAATAAATGGAATAAAATCCTATAAAGCACTAGAGTTTATTAAATAA
- a CDS encoding class I SAM-dependent methyltransferase yields MANLDSIIELYSDLADNPLKDFGWKKGFTNAKSHGYRDEWFEILPQEIWKYCAAVGNPFLNAEINSGDVVVDLGCGAGVDLLVSAQLVGEDGRAIGVDITPKMVEKAKEHADMAGFLHVDVIESSFDNIPLEDESVDVVISNGAINLTSCKESVFAEIFRILKPDGKLFFADIIDISKDDKSSTCCSAEAVKEESCCSESEVQSSWANCVAGTLKQEKLIDIMNNAGFTDIECTGLTDYTTSDTTRGATFRGVKNILKQSRQKHWNDVFIEKDYTQVLWHQNSPVLSLKLIQKYGIADEDAIIDVGCGASFLVDNLIEKNYKNITLLDIAESSLDIVKERLGELGSAVRYKCCDVTQFEATNSFALWHDRAVFHFLLDANDRKKYLKSMYQALKSGGIAVISTFAIDGPQQCCGLDIVQYDAQKMKEELIDGLELLESFEMQHLTPKNSYQAYICFIIKATK; encoded by the coding sequence ATGGCTAACCTTGATTCAATTATTGAACTATATTCAGATCTTGCAGACAACCCATTAAAAGATTTTGGTTGGAAAAAAGGATTCACCAATGCAAAATCTCATGGATACAGGGATGAGTGGTTTGAAATATTGCCCCAAGAGATATGGAAATACTGCGCAGCAGTTGGAAATCCATTTTTAAATGCAGAGATAAATAGCGGAGATGTTGTAGTTGATTTAGGCTGCGGTGCAGGTGTTGATTTGCTAGTAAGTGCACAGTTAGTAGGGGAAGATGGACGAGCAATAGGGGTTGATATCACACCAAAGATGGTTGAAAAAGCAAAAGAACATGCAGATATGGCTGGCTTCTTACATGTAGATGTGATAGAGAGTAGTTTTGACAATATACCATTAGAAGATGAGAGTGTGGATGTCGTGATTTCTAACGGGGCAATTAACTTGACAAGCTGTAAAGAGAGTGTTTTTGCTGAGATATTTCGTATATTAAAGCCAGATGGGAAACTCTTTTTTGCAGATATTATTGATATATCAAAAGATGATAAATCATCTACATGTTGCTCGGCAGAAGCAGTAAAAGAAGAGAGTTGCTGTTCTGAGAGTGAAGTTCAGAGTTCTTGGGCAAATTGTGTAGCTGGAACTTTAAAACAAGAGAAGCTTATTGATATTATGAATAACGCCGGTTTTACAGATATTGAGTGTACTGGCCTGACTGATTACACAACATCAGATACTACAAGAGGTGCTACTTTTAGGGGTGTTAAAAATATATTAAAGCAGAGTAGACAAAAGCATTGGAATGATGTGTTTATAGAAAAAGATTATACTCAGGTTTTGTGGCACCAAAACTCTCCAGTATTATCTTTAAAACTTATACAAAAGTATGGTATTGCAGATGAAGATGCAATTATAGATGTTGGTTGTGGAGCCTCTTTCTTGGTTGATAATCTTATTGAAAAAAATTACAAAAATATTACTCTTCTTGATATTGCCGAGTCCTCTTTAGATATTGTAAAAGAGAGACTTGGAGAGTTGGGCTCAGCCGTCAGATACAAATGTTGTGATGTGACCCAGTTTGAAGCGACCAACAGTTTTGCCCTTTGGCACGACAGGGCAGTTTTTCATTTCTTGCTAGATGCAAACGATAGAAAAAAATATCTTAAAAGTATGTATCAGGCATTAAAGTCCGGTGGCATAGCAGTTATAAGCACTTTTGCAATTGACGGACCGCAGCAGTGTTGTGGATTGGATATTGTCCAGTATGATGCCCAAAAAATGAAAGAAGAGTTGATAGATGGGTTAGAACTTTTAGAGAGTTTTGAGATGCAGCACTTGACACCAAAAAACAGTTATCAAGCATACATCTGTTTTATTATTAAAGCTACTAAATAG
- a CDS encoding rhodanese-like domain-containing protein translates to MANKKIMATIVATVAASLCCVTPVLAVLAGSSSLASSFSWMQPYHNYLVGLTILVLLYAWWDKLKTKKDDINCACDDESKIGFFSSKKFLATVTLFSIIMLSFPIWGYKYFNVEADCNSCTTETIVENEVVKPIKSLPVLKYMSNEKANPTACNQQACTGTGNKDLDKMLADARVEVEEMSPAVLKKMLDNGEDVTLLDVRGASKKVKAEIYTDDESYAISRCDLEFKVLGIIDNKNTVIVVYSRLGARSLLAAQAMKHLGYKNVYNLTAGVKGWARAGYPFIENEKPVIKSEDEI, encoded by the coding sequence ATGGCGAATAAAAAAATAATGGCTACTATCGTGGCAACAGTGGCAGCGTCTCTTTGCTGTGTAACTCCAGTATTGGCAGTACTTGCAGGATCAAGTAGTTTGGCTTCATCTTTTTCTTGGATGCAACCATATCATAATTACTTAGTTGGTCTAACTATTTTAGTGTTGCTTTATGCTTGGTGGGATAAGCTAAAAACAAAAAAAGATGATATTAATTGTGCTTGTGATGATGAAAGCAAGATTGGATTTTTCTCTAGTAAAAAGTTTTTAGCAACAGTAACTCTGTTTTCGATTATTATGCTTTCTTTTCCTATATGGGGATATAAATACTTCAATGTTGAGGCAGATTGTAATAGCTGCACAACTGAAACAATCGTTGAAAATGAAGTTGTAAAACCGATAAAAAGCCTACCTGTTTTAAAATATATGAGCAATGAAAAAGCAAATCCTACTGCCTGCAACCAGCAGGCCTGCACGGGAACTGGAAATAAAGATCTTGACAAAATGCTTGCTGACGCAAGAGTTGAAGTAGAGGAGATGAGCCCTGCTGTGTTGAAAAAAATGCTTGACAATGGAGAAGATGTAACTCTTTTAGATGTAAGAGGCGCATCAAAAAAAGTTAAGGCAGAGATATATACAGATGATGAGAGTTATGCAATATCTAGATGTGATTTAGAATTTAAAGTTTTAGGAATAATTGATAACAAAAACACTGTAATCGTAGTATATAGTCGTTTGGGAGCGAGAAGTTTATTAGCAGCTCAGGCTATGAAACACTTAGGTTATAAAAATGTATATAACCTAACTGCCGGTGTAAAGGGCTGGGCTAGAGCCGGTTACCCCTTTATTGAGAATGAGAAACCTGTAATTAAATCAGAGGACGAGATATAG
- a CDS encoding ankyrin repeat domain-containing protein has product MQNINTLSDNIQNKVKNYNEKFEDIFELLEKVVYENDLELFGAIVNELEDINIQNKYGWTLLHVTIRRERTPMVELLLEKGADINKIDGVGWTPLMESIMDDVPSLCKLLVEKGADKSIANARGATAPMLAKKFERTNMYGYLN; this is encoded by the coding sequence ATGCAAAATATAAATACATTATCAGATAATATACAAAATAAAGTAAAAAACTACAATGAAAAATTTGAAGATATTTTTGAACTACTTGAGAAGGTAGTTTACGAAAATGACTTAGAACTTTTTGGCGCTATTGTTAATGAACTAGAAGATATAAATATCCAAAATAAATATGGATGGACACTTCTACATGTAACTATCAGGAGAGAGAGAACTCCTATGGTTGAGCTGCTTTTAGAAAAAGGTGCAGATATCAACAAGATAGATGGCGTTGGCTGGACACCTCTAATGGAGTCTATTATGGATGATGTACCATCTCTTTGCAAACTTCTTGTTGAAAAAGGTGCAGACAAATCAATTGCAAATGCAAGAGGTGCGACTGCCCCAATGCTTGCTAAAAAATTTGAACGAACAAATATGTATGGGTATTTAAATTAA
- a CDS encoding enoyl-ACP reductase, translating to MQGKTLFISGGTRGIGKAIVYAFAKQGCNVAFTYASSADSANDIVADIEANYGVKCRAYKLDILEPLTYQDVYKLFDEDFDRLDFFISNAIISGRAVVGGFGPFMRLKPKGLNNIYTATVDAFVVGAQEAAKRMEKIGGGSIISMSSTGNLVYTPNYAGHGTNKAAVEAMVRYAAAELGEKNIRVNAVSGGPIDTDALKAFPNYEVVKDEVVKRSPLSRMGEATDLTGACLFLCGSESSWLTGQTIVIDGGTSFQ from the coding sequence ATTCAAGGAAAAACTTTATTTATTAGTGGTGGAACTCGTGGAATAGGTAAAGCAATCGTTTATGCTTTTGCTAAGCAAGGGTGTAATGTAGCATTTACATATGCCTCAAGTGCAGATAGTGCTAATGATATAGTCGCAGACATAGAAGCAAACTATGGTGTTAAGTGCAGAGCTTATAAATTAGATATTTTAGAACCTTTAACTTACCAAGATGTATATAAACTTTTTGATGAAGACTTTGACAGACTAGACTTTTTTATATCAAATGCTATTATCTCTGGTCGTGCCGTAGTTGGTGGATTTGGTCCATTTATGAGACTTAAACCAAAAGGTTTAAACAATATATATACAGCTACCGTTGATGCTTTTGTTGTAGGTGCTCAAGAAGCTGCGAAAAGAATGGAGAAAATTGGCGGTGGAAGTATTATAAGTATGAGTTCTACCGGTAACCTTGTTTACACTCCAAACTATGCAGGTCACGGTACAAACAAAGCTGCAGTTGAAGCTATGGTTCGTTATGCAGCTGCTGAACTTGGAGAAAAAAACATCAGAGTAAACGCTGTAAGCGGTGGCCCGATTGATACTGATGCACTAAAAGCGTTTCCTAACTACGAAGTGGTTAAAGATGAAGTCGTTAAACGTTCTCCTCTTAGCCGTATGGGTGAAGCTACAGATTTAACTGGAGCTTGTCTATTTTTATGTGGTAGTGAATCTTCTTGGTTGACTGGTCAGACTATAGTAATTGATGGTGGAACTTCTTTTCAATAA
- the dapA gene encoding 4-hydroxy-tetrahydrodipicolinate synthase, translated as MNIVTGSTTALITPFKNGKLDEQSYADLIKRQINNGINAVCPVGTTGESATLTYDEDKRCMEIAVEVCKGTGTKVLAGAGSNSTAEAIKAAITAQKCGVDAIFSVAPYYNKPSQEGLYQHYKAIAESVSDLPFMLYNVPGRTVVDIEADTVIRLFDDVKNIYGIKEATGSLERTIELLSRRPELKVFSGDDSIDYPILANGGAGITSVTSNLLPDLKSQLVAKALSGDFAGSKAINDLLFPINKVLFIESNPVMIKAAMYIAGLINTLEYRLPLVAPSVENMKKLETIMKNYEIKGL; from the coding sequence ATGAATATCGTAACTGGTTCAACCACTGCACTGATTACTCCATTTAAAAATGGAAAATTAGATGAGCAGTCTTATGCTGACCTGATAAAAAGACAAATAAACAACGGAATAAACGCTGTTTGTCCAGTTGGAACAACTGGCGAGAGTGCGACACTTACATACGACGAAGATAAAAGATGTATGGAGATAGCAGTAGAGGTGTGTAAAGGAACTGGCACAAAAGTTCTTGCGGGCGCAGGTAGTAACTCAACTGCAGAAGCTATTAAAGCTGCAATAACTGCACAAAAATGTGGTGTGGATGCTATATTTTCAGTTGCTCCTTACTATAACAAACCTTCTCAAGAGGGTCTATACCAGCACTATAAAGCTATTGCAGAGTCTGTAAGTGACCTTCCGTTTATGCTTTACAACGTTCCTGGCCGTACAGTGGTTGACATCGAAGCAGATACTGTAATAAGACTGTTTGACGATGTAAAAAATATTTATGGAATCAAAGAAGCTACTGGAAGCTTAGAGAGAACAATAGAGCTTCTCTCTCGCAGACCTGAGCTTAAAGTATTTTCTGGTGATGATTCAATCGATTACCCAATCTTAGCTAATGGTGGAGCAGGAATAACTTCTGTTACTTCAAACTTGCTACCTGATTTAAAGAGCCAACTTGTTGCAAAAGCATTAAGCGGTGACTTTGCAGGTTCAAAAGCTATAAATGACTTGCTATTTCCTATTAATAAAGTTCTCTTTATTGAGTCCAATCCTGTTATGATAAAAGCCGCTATGTATATAGCTGGACTTATAAACACTTTAGAGTACAGACTTCCTCTAGTTGCTCCAAGCGTTGAAAATATGAAAAAACTAGAAACTATTATGAAAAACTATGAAATCAAAGGACTATAA